A single region of the Microlunatus panaciterrae genome encodes:
- a CDS encoding response regulator has translation MDDSASEVNAAGEASGKIRVFILDDHELVRRGLTDLLSAPGDIEIVGEAATAGEALRRIPTVSPDIALLDARLPDGNGIEVCREIRSSFPHIQCLILTSYDDDEALFAAVLAGASGYLLKQIRGSSLIDGIREVAKGNSLLDPAITGRLLERFRHPVRTEDPRLASLTAREREILDLITAGYTNKQIGQRLFLAEKTVKNYVSALLSKLGMERRTQAAVFGSQLQADQDQD, from the coding sequence ATGGACGACTCCGCTTCCGAAGTAAACGCCGCCGGTGAGGCGAGCGGCAAGATCAGGGTGTTCATCCTCGATGACCACGAGTTGGTGCGCCGGGGGCTAACCGACCTGCTCAGCGCACCCGGCGACATCGAGATCGTCGGCGAGGCCGCGACCGCGGGCGAGGCACTGCGTCGGATCCCGACAGTCTCCCCCGACATCGCGTTGCTCGATGCCCGGCTCCCGGACGGCAACGGCATCGAGGTCTGCCGGGAGATCCGGTCGAGCTTCCCTCACATCCAGTGCCTGATCCTCACCTCCTATGACGATGACGAAGCCCTGTTCGCCGCAGTGCTGGCCGGCGCCTCGGGCTACCTGCTGAAGCAGATCCGCGGTTCCTCGTTGATCGACGGAATTCGCGAGGTGGCCAAGGGCAACTCCTTGCTCGATCCGGCGATCACAGGAAGGCTGCTGGAGCGGTTCCGCCATCCGGTCCGGACCGAGGATCCCCGGCTGGCCTCGCTCACCGCACGGGAGCGCGAGATCCTCGATCTGATCACCGCCGGTTATACCAACAAACAGATTGGTCAGCGGCTGTTCCTGGCCGAGAAGACCGTCAAGAACTACGTATCGGCCTTGTTGAGCAAGCTCGGCATGGAACGTCGTACACAGGCAGCGGTTTTCGGATCCCAGCTGCAGGCCGACCAAGACCAGGACTGA
- a CDS encoding universal stress protein encodes MTSRGVQRIVVGVDEYEPYGDFAALRFAADAARQRGGVIKLVHGCGPRHSIGHESRAAIDERVRRGRRLLGGAARRLGRMTELDTRIQVLASPLPAAEVLLEESKSAAMIVLQRRDLAQARRVYAGSTTSTVAAQATCPVAVVRSEQVDSEPLTGGVVVGVDSLGHARQALAMAFQEASWRGVDLTVIHAWEPHVSAAPYYGYVPPDASEIEVAHQDEARALAEACAGMSEIYPDVQVHRELVEGPVVRTLLELSRNAQLLVVGRHGHSQLASLGLGTVARHMIRQSPCPVLVTPGEPPAQQHLLSGTEVAVGPGY; translated from the coding sequence ATGACCAGCAGGGGCGTGCAGCGCATCGTGGTCGGCGTCGACGAGTACGAACCCTACGGCGACTTCGCCGCCCTGCGGTTCGCGGCGGACGCGGCCCGACAGCGCGGCGGTGTGATCAAGCTGGTGCATGGCTGCGGCCCCCGGCACAGCATCGGCCACGAGAGCCGTGCTGCCATCGATGAACGGGTCCGCCGGGGGCGCCGGCTGCTGGGCGGGGCCGCCCGTCGGCTGGGCAGGATGACGGAGCTGGATACCAGGATCCAGGTGCTGGCCTCACCGCTGCCGGCGGCCGAAGTGCTGCTCGAGGAGTCGAAATCGGCCGCCATGATCGTGCTGCAGCGACGAGACCTGGCCCAGGCCAGGCGGGTCTATGCGGGGTCCACCACAAGCACGGTGGCCGCCCAGGCCACCTGCCCGGTTGCCGTCGTCAGGTCTGAGCAGGTCGACAGCGAGCCTCTGACAGGCGGTGTCGTGGTCGGGGTGGACAGTCTCGGTCATGCCCGTCAGGCGCTGGCGATGGCCTTCCAGGAGGCGTCCTGGCGTGGTGTGGACCTGACCGTCATCCACGCCTGGGAGCCACACGTGAGCGCCGCGCCCTACTACGGATACGTCCCGCCGGACGCCTCGGAGATCGAAGTGGCCCACCAGGACGAGGCGCGGGCCCTCGCCGAGGCCTGTGCCGGGATGAGCGAGATCTATCCCGACGTGCAGGTGCACCGGGAGCTGGTGGAAGGTCCGGTGGTCAGGACGCTGCTCGAGCTGAGCAGGAACGCCCAGCTGCTGGTCGTCGGCAGGCACGGGCACTCCCAGCTGGCCTCGCTGGGGTTGGGCACGGTGGCCCGGCACATGATCCGCCAGTCGCCCTGCCCGGTGCTGGTCACTCCTGGCGAGCCACCAGCGCAGCAGCACCTGCTCAGCGGGACCGAGGTGGCCGTCGGGCCGGGGTACTAG
- a CDS encoding flavodoxin domain-containing protein — translation MKNVLVAYATRMGATAEIAEAIADELRSADLAVDVRACSPDLDAAGYDAVVIGSPVYLNRWLKDAVDYLKRHATELSRRPVWLFQSGPCGEGAADEQIGAPVAVRKAAILIGTDPPRTFGGRLDRTKATGPVSRWMATGTYEGDFRDFDKIRAWASSIAGELTQPSSNGETRHRPAVPQSRRRHSRIKVDR, via the coding sequence ATGAAGAACGTTCTTGTCGCCTACGCGACGCGGATGGGTGCAACCGCAGAGATCGCCGAGGCGATCGCCGACGAACTGCGGAGCGCCGATCTCGCCGTCGACGTCCGCGCTTGCTCGCCGGATCTCGACGCCGCCGGCTACGACGCTGTGGTGATCGGTAGCCCGGTCTATCTCAACCGCTGGCTCAAGGACGCCGTCGACTACCTGAAGAGGCACGCAACCGAGCTTTCCCGACGCCCGGTGTGGCTCTTCCAGAGCGGGCCCTGCGGCGAAGGTGCGGCAGACGAACAGATCGGTGCTCCGGTCGCGGTCCGCAAAGCCGCGATCCTGATCGGCACCGACCCCCCGAGGACCTTCGGTGGCCGGCTCGACCGGACAAAGGCCACCGGTCCGGTCAGCCGATGGATGGCCACTGGGACGTATGAAGGCGATTTTCGCGACTTCGACAAGATCCGCGCCTGGGCTTCATCAATCGCGGGTGAACTCACCCAGCCGTCGAGCAACGGTGAGACTCGGCATCGTCCGGCGGTGCCCCAGTCGCGACGGCGGCACTCCCGCATCAAGGTCGACCGATGA
- a CDS encoding GAF domain-containing protein: protein MTMLIERAHEMSVSRERLRRLLIANRSIVGELSLPAVLNRVVEVARDIAEATYAALGVLGNDGEVEQFVHLGMDPATVAAIGEPPKGRGVLGAVIQERAPIRIDRIVDDPRYSGFPAGHPTMRSFLGVPIRSKDAVFGNLYLADRVDGGAFTAEDEELVLALAATAGIAIENARLYEESRRRQEWLRASAEITRALFEPNEDDRDLLNRIADSVKRLADADIVTLVLPSPDPAVLQVAVARGIAEAELLGLKYPAERSLVSAAMESGEGILVDSVDALRGWHVHLQQHVPVGPLMTFPLIGSVGARGAIMVGRLRRRQPFDRADLAMAETFASHAAVALEFADARMDQQRIMVLQDRDRIARDLHDHVIQRIFATGLSVQSAAARIQDPSIRQRVEHSVQDLDDTIHQIRTSIFELRDSDAHQGLRSAVLHATDEVSSALGFRPMIRFSGPVDASVDRSLIKDVEAVVREGLTNVAKHAEASWASVSVESVRRQLIITIADNGLGIRDNRRRSGLANLRARAERRGGHLDMLVNKGQDDTDGGTRLRWTTPLPK from the coding sequence ATGACGATGCTGATCGAACGGGCCCATGAGATGTCGGTCAGCCGCGAGCGGTTGCGCCGCCTGCTGATCGCCAACCGGTCCATCGTCGGCGAGTTGTCGTTGCCGGCCGTCCTCAACCGGGTCGTCGAAGTCGCCCGTGACATCGCCGAGGCGACCTATGCGGCCCTCGGCGTCCTCGGGAACGACGGGGAGGTCGAACAGTTCGTGCATCTTGGGATGGACCCGGCCACGGTGGCGGCGATCGGTGAGCCGCCCAAGGGCCGAGGGGTGCTGGGTGCCGTCATCCAGGAACGGGCGCCGATCCGGATCGACCGCATCGTCGACGATCCCCGCTACTCCGGTTTCCCCGCCGGCCACCCCACCATGCGGAGCTTCCTCGGCGTACCGATCCGGTCCAAGGACGCGGTGTTCGGCAACCTCTACCTGGCCGACCGGGTCGACGGGGGCGCTTTCACCGCTGAGGACGAGGAGCTGGTGCTTGCTCTCGCAGCGACTGCAGGCATCGCTATCGAGAACGCACGGCTGTACGAGGAATCGCGCCGCCGGCAAGAGTGGCTGAGGGCCTCTGCTGAGATCACCCGGGCGTTGTTCGAGCCGAACGAGGATGACCGCGACCTGCTCAACCGGATCGCCGACAGCGTCAAGCGGTTGGCCGATGCCGACATCGTCACCCTCGTGCTGCCGAGTCCCGACCCCGCTGTCCTCCAGGTCGCGGTCGCCCGAGGGATCGCTGAGGCCGAGCTGCTGGGTCTCAAGTACCCGGCCGAACGCTCACTGGTTTCCGCCGCGATGGAGAGTGGTGAGGGCATCCTGGTGGACTCCGTCGACGCGTTGCGGGGCTGGCACGTGCACCTGCAGCAGCATGTCCCGGTCGGACCACTGATGACCTTCCCACTGATCGGCTCAGTTGGGGCGCGCGGCGCGATCATGGTCGGCCGTCTGAGACGGCGCCAGCCCTTCGATCGGGCCGACCTGGCCATGGCCGAGACCTTCGCGAGCCACGCAGCGGTGGCGCTGGAGTTCGCCGACGCCCGCATGGACCAGCAGCGCATCATGGTTCTGCAGGACCGTGATCGCATCGCGCGTGACCTTCACGACCACGTCATCCAGCGGATCTTCGCCACCGGGCTCAGCGTGCAGAGCGCTGCGGCACGGATTCAGGATCCGTCGATCCGGCAACGGGTTGAGCACAGCGTGCAGGACCTGGACGACACGATCCACCAGATCCGTACGTCGATCTTCGAGCTCCGGGACTCCGACGCGCACCAGGGTCTGCGCAGTGCGGTGCTGCACGCCACCGACGAGGTCAGCTCGGCCCTCGGTTTCCGTCCGATGATCCGCTTCTCCGGGCCGGTCGACGCCTCGGTCGACAGGTCCCTCATCAAGGACGTCGAAGCAGTGGTGCGCGAAGGCCTGACCAATGTCGCCAAGCACGCCGAAGCCTCCTGGGCCAGCGTCTCCGTCGAGTCGGTCCGCCGCCAGTTGATCATCACCATCGCCGACAACGGCCTCGGTATCCGTGACAACCGACGTAGGAGCGGACTGGCCAACCTCAGAGCCCGGGCCGAGCGGCGCGGAGGGCACCTGGACATGCTGGTAAACAAGGGGCAGGACGACACCGATGGGGGTACCCGGTTGAGATGGACGACTCCGCTTCCGAAGTAA
- a CDS encoding zinc-dependent alcohol dehydrogenase family protein: MKALVDGGPGNKSWETVALPDLVDDRDAIVRVDAVTICGTDLHILKGDVPEVQPGQILGHEAVGTVVEVGTAVSGITVGSRVLVSCISGCGRCRYCRKGSYGQCVNGGGWILGHLINGTQAEFVRVPFADTSLYPLPDAVSDESALMLADIVPTAYEVGVLNGTVSPADTVAIVGAGPIGLASIMTAHLFSPARVIAIDLAPSRLEAAKHFGADVALLADEDPERAVMELTEGLGADVVIEAVGTPDTFELCTRLVRPGGHVANVGVHGKPATLHLETLWIKNVTITTGLVDTYSTSTLLQMLASGQLDTAKFITHRFHLHEMMEAYSVFADASSTGALKVALTRD; encoded by the coding sequence ATGAAGGCGCTCGTCGATGGCGGCCCAGGCAACAAGAGCTGGGAGACCGTGGCTCTGCCCGACCTGGTCGATGATCGGGACGCTATCGTCCGCGTCGACGCCGTCACCATCTGCGGAACGGATCTGCACATCCTCAAGGGCGACGTGCCCGAGGTCCAACCTGGACAGATTCTCGGCCATGAGGCCGTCGGCACCGTGGTGGAGGTCGGAACCGCGGTGTCCGGCATCACTGTCGGGTCGCGCGTGCTGGTCTCGTGCATCTCCGGATGCGGACGCTGCCGGTACTGCCGCAAGGGCAGCTATGGCCAGTGCGTCAACGGCGGTGGCTGGATTCTCGGCCATCTGATCAACGGCACCCAGGCCGAGTTCGTCCGGGTTCCGTTCGCTGACACCTCGCTCTACCCCCTCCCCGACGCCGTCAGCGATGAGTCGGCCCTGATGCTGGCCGATATCGTGCCCACCGCCTACGAGGTCGGCGTGCTCAACGGCACGGTGTCCCCCGCTGACACGGTGGCCATTGTCGGTGCGGGTCCGATCGGGTTGGCCTCGATCATGACCGCCCACCTGTTCTCACCTGCCAGGGTGATCGCCATCGATCTGGCACCCTCACGACTCGAGGCGGCCAAACACTTCGGCGCTGATGTCGCGCTGCTCGCCGACGAGGACCCGGAGAGGGCGGTCATGGAGCTGACCGAAGGCCTCGGCGCAGATGTCGTCATCGAGGCCGTCGGGACGCCTGACACCTTCGAGCTGTGCACCCGACTGGTCCGCCCGGGCGGTCACGTGGCCAATGTCGGTGTGCACGGCAAGCCGGCCACCCTGCATCTGGAGACCCTCTGGATCAAGAACGTCACGATCACCACCGGGCTGGTCGATACCTACTCGACCTCGACGCTGCTGCAGATGCTGGCGAGCGGACAGCTCGACACGGCGAAGTTCATCACCCACAGGTTCCATCTGCACGAGATGATGGAGGCCTACTCCGTGTTCGCCGACGCGTCCTCCACTGGAGCCCTCAAGGTCGCGCTCACGCGTGACTGA
- a CDS encoding response regulator transcription factor — translation MTEPTEPAPRLLLVEDDRDLAEMLTEILRSEGYLVEAASDGQQGLHLALSRPYELMVLDRGLPAIEGLDLLTRLRSRGVVTPVLVLSALGLPRDRVDGLNAGAEDYLSKPFDLDELLARLRALLRRHREEAESLTLPCGRFVIDSRTVLLTDGRTQVLSDRESSLLEVFARRPQQVFSRQELMSRVFPDAEEEGVVDTYVHYLRRKLGKASVRTIRGLGYQLGRS, via the coding sequence TTGACCGAACCGACGGAGCCTGCGCCCCGGCTGTTGCTGGTGGAGGACGACCGCGACCTGGCCGAGATGTTGACTGAGATCCTGCGCAGCGAGGGATACCTGGTAGAGGCGGCCTCCGACGGGCAACAAGGGTTGCACCTGGCCCTCTCCCGCCCGTACGAGCTGATGGTGCTGGACCGCGGGCTGCCCGCGATCGAGGGGCTCGACCTGCTGACGAGGCTGAGATCGCGTGGAGTGGTCACCCCCGTGCTCGTCCTGTCGGCCTTGGGACTGCCCCGGGATCGGGTGGACGGCCTGAACGCCGGGGCGGAGGACTACCTGTCGAAGCCGTTCGACCTCGACGAGCTGCTGGCCCGGCTGCGGGCGCTGCTGCGGCGGCACCGGGAGGAGGCGGAGTCTCTGACCCTGCCGTGCGGGCGGTTCGTCATCGACTCGCGCACGGTCCTGCTCACCGACGGTCGCACCCAGGTGTTGTCGGACCGGGAAAGCTCCTTGCTCGAGGTCTTCGCACGCCGGCCCCAGCAGGTCTTCAGCCGGCAGGAGCTGATGTCGCGGGTCTTCCCCGACGCCGAGGAGGAAGGGGTGGTCGACACCTACGTTCACTATCTGCGACGCAAGCTCGGCAAGGCCAGTGTGCGCACGATCCGAGGACTCGGTTACCAGCTGGGCCGGTCGTGA
- a CDS encoding pyridoxamine 5'-phosphate oxidase family protein — MTTMSDHAGEESRQSEFTELSTERCLELLQTHTVGRVAWQAGDGPQILPVTYAYYGGCIVFRTSPYGLLSELSRPSDVAFEVDELDQDARTGWSIMARGRAQSVAEPVELVRLWSVDGLVPWASGLRNLFIQIIPRRISGRIVGRNLHPVSDR, encoded by the coding sequence ATGACCACCATGAGCGACCACGCCGGTGAGGAATCACGGCAGAGCGAGTTCACCGAGTTGAGCACCGAACGGTGCCTCGAGCTGCTACAGACCCATACGGTTGGCCGAGTCGCCTGGCAGGCTGGCGACGGGCCGCAGATCCTGCCGGTGACGTACGCCTACTACGGGGGATGCATCGTCTTCCGTACATCTCCCTACGGCCTGCTTTCGGAGCTTAGCCGGCCAAGCGACGTCGCCTTCGAGGTCGACGAGCTGGATCAGGACGCCAGGACTGGCTGGAGCATCATGGCACGCGGTCGGGCTCAGTCTGTGGCCGAGCCGGTCGAGCTGGTCCGGTTGTGGTCGGTGGATGGTCTGGTCCCCTGGGCCTCAGGTTTGAGAAACCTGTTCATCCAGATCATCCCGCGCCGAATCAGCGGACGCATCGTCGGCCGGAACCTCCACCCTGTCTCCGATCGGTGA
- a CDS encoding DUF2231 domain-containing protein, which translates to MLDTIFGLPLHPLIVHATTVVVPTAALAVLLAAVWPRFRRWAGWGPLALSLVSIVLVPLTTQSGESLEHRLPRSGLIQRHAELADGLLPWVIVLAVGAAGLFWGHRRGRSGTSTLPRWLVALTLVIALVGAIGTTVQVVLIGHSGAEAAWSSTG; encoded by the coding sequence GTGCTGGACACCATCTTCGGCCTGCCCCTGCACCCCCTCATCGTGCACGCGACTACCGTCGTGGTGCCGACCGCCGCGCTGGCTGTGCTGCTTGCGGCGGTCTGGCCGAGATTTCGCCGCTGGGCGGGCTGGGGCCCGCTGGCCCTGAGCCTCGTCTCGATCGTCCTGGTGCCCCTGACCACGCAGTCCGGTGAGTCGTTGGAGCATCGGTTGCCCCGCTCCGGGTTGATCCAGCGGCACGCCGAGCTGGCCGATGGGCTGCTGCCCTGGGTGATCGTGCTGGCCGTCGGAGCTGCCGGACTGTTCTGGGGCCATCGCCGTGGCCGCTCGGGGACGTCGACGCTGCCGCGGTGGCTGGTGGCGCTGACACTCGTTATCGCACTGGTCGGAGCGATCGGCACCACCGTCCAGGTCGTGCTGATCGGCCACAGCGGCGCCGAGGCAGCCTGGTCATCGACCGGGTAG
- a CDS encoding universal stress protein has translation MASREVVVGIDDSPSGRAALRWAVEYARATDRPLHVLHVITPMMDAPVVWSPGFAGMAAQHDPATAEVERAKIRTMFNQAGPKPAWQLEFVQGPAGLRLVGKSEHASLLVIGTHEHVGLGRILQGSVSHYCLSHAQCPVVAVPPTFDEAGAQHDVTAHDMTPSGL, from the coding sequence ATGGCCAGCAGAGAAGTGGTCGTGGGCATCGACGACTCACCGTCGGGACGAGCAGCACTGCGTTGGGCCGTCGAGTACGCCCGGGCGACCGACCGCCCGTTGCATGTGCTGCACGTCATCACACCGATGATGGATGCGCCGGTGGTCTGGTCACCTGGCTTCGCCGGGATGGCGGCCCAGCACGACCCGGCGACAGCCGAGGTCGAACGGGCCAAGATCCGGACGATGTTCAACCAGGCCGGCCCCAAGCCGGCGTGGCAGCTCGAGTTCGTCCAGGGTCCAGCCGGGCTGAGACTTGTCGGCAAATCCGAACACGCGAGCCTGCTGGTCATCGGTACCCATGAGCACGTCGGCCTGGGCAGGATCCTGCAGGGTTCCGTCAGCCACTACTGTCTCAGCCACGCCCAGTGCCCGGTGGTCGCCGTGCCGCCGACCTTTGACGAGGCCGGAGCACAGCACGACGTGACCGCGCACGACATGACACCGTCGGGGCTGTGA
- a CDS encoding ATP-binding protein — protein sequence MSDRRREPELRRAAWRVGSQTALLVILTLAVVAVLVFFTVVRSQHEQVGRTLDNAIAALHEGSDQDRDGDVSSSPGVQLAVLTTAGVRSSAGVPDGLPDLTVMRAVLATGHTDRRDVQLASGRYALLTKRRGTTVVQAMLSLHEQREEQLRILESFGLASVAGLLLATAAGFWLAGRAVRPMAEALALQRRFVADASHELRTPLTLLSTRAQLLRRRIRSAGRTDDALLRDVDGIVADTKALTDILEELLLAADTRAEVPRVTVDVAALVAAVVAAAAAEADRRGVQLTLRSDEPVRLSAGAPTALKRAVTALIDNALTHAKGQVRVTVTRLATEVVISVRDDGPGLDEDSVPQMFARFASDRREPAAASGRRHYGLGLALVSEVAARHGGRVLAENVPGPQTGADVRLILPSRR from the coding sequence GTGAGCGACCGCAGGAGGGAGCCCGAGCTCCGCCGGGCGGCGTGGCGGGTGGGCAGCCAGACGGCGCTGCTGGTGATCCTCACTCTGGCTGTGGTCGCCGTGCTGGTCTTCTTCACCGTCGTCCGGAGCCAGCATGAGCAGGTGGGCCGAACGCTGGACAACGCCATCGCTGCCCTGCATGAGGGCTCCGACCAGGACCGGGACGGAGACGTGTCGTCCTCTCCGGGAGTGCAGCTGGCGGTCTTGACCACTGCGGGGGTCCGCAGCTCGGCCGGGGTGCCCGACGGCCTGCCGGATCTGACCGTGATGCGCGCTGTGCTCGCCACTGGCCACACGGACCGGCGCGACGTCCAGCTGGCCAGCGGCCGGTATGCGTTGCTGACCAAGCGACGGGGGACAACCGTCGTGCAGGCGATGCTGAGCCTGCATGAGCAGCGTGAGGAGCAGTTGCGGATCCTGGAGTCGTTCGGGCTGGCAAGCGTTGCCGGGCTGCTGCTGGCCACGGCCGCGGGTTTCTGGCTGGCCGGTCGGGCAGTACGACCGATGGCCGAGGCACTGGCCCTGCAACGTCGGTTCGTCGCGGACGCGAGCCACGAGCTGCGGACCCCGCTCACCCTGCTCAGCACCCGGGCCCAGCTGCTCCGTCGCCGGATCAGGTCCGCCGGCCGCACCGACGACGCCCTGTTGCGTGACGTCGACGGCATCGTCGCGGACACGAAAGCGCTTACTGACATCCTGGAGGAGCTCCTGTTGGCGGCCGATACCAGGGCCGAGGTCCCCCGGGTGACCGTCGACGTCGCCGCCCTGGTTGCCGCGGTGGTGGCAGCCGCCGCTGCCGAGGCTGACCGGCGCGGGGTCCAGCTCACCCTGCGCAGCGATGAACCGGTGAGGCTCAGCGCTGGTGCCCCGACCGCCCTGAAGAGAGCGGTGACCGCGTTGATCGACAACGCGCTGACCCACGCCAAGGGGCAGGTGCGGGTCACCGTGACCCGGCTTGCCACCGAGGTGGTCATCAGCGTCCGTGACGACGGTCCAGGTCTCGATGAGGACTCCGTCCCGCAGATGTTCGCCCGCTTCGCCAGCGACCGGCGCGAGCCTGCCGCGGCCTCGGGTCGGCGCCACTACGGGTTGGGGCTGGCGCTCGTCTCCGAGGTGGCTGCCCGCCACGGCGGCCGCGTGCTGGCCGAGAACGTCCCGGGCCCGCAGACGGGGGCCGATGTCCGGCTCATCCTGCCGTCCCGTCGCTAA